The following proteins are co-located in the Gigantopelta aegis isolate Gae_Host chromosome 5, Gae_host_genome, whole genome shotgun sequence genome:
- the LOC121372979 gene encoding probable G-protein coupled receptor B0563.6, whose product MNSTWLGLVLSTTESLFNNDTLKEEIKEEDEAEGENVNEWFHFQIKGKIYTTFILIIALWGVVGNVMSFTLMSDAKVRSFAYSVYMRWMAVSDSLLLMMVATEDTLDHLYHYLQRFLTSHVTLCKLWTFFVASTYTLSPWLVVALTLDRFVCVVFPLARHRLCTKSKAFKLCLALTLISAALNVVYLIYSGIEDDICGVESLDQIGVITMIHQLVLNSILPCAAVLILNIVTVIRIRRSASFRQQFKRSSGSEAMKERQDKSTLPLLLVSIFAFVTLIPRAVTEVTEYVLDVLHENDGMTMELANKLWPLFNLIYLVNFGQNFYILMASSSEYRLILRQKLTCHQKDNRNTSSVQTQSSRMSSESREMSVSKMADCSHSSMSSSQVTELGI is encoded by the coding sequence atgaattcCACTTGGTTAGGGCTAGTTCTTAGCACGACTGAAAGCCTGTTTAACAACGACACCTTGAAGGAGGAAattaaagaagaagatgaagctGAAGGAGAAAACGTAAATGAATGGTTTCACTTTCAAATTAAAGGGAAGATTTATACGACGTTTATCTTGATCATCGCGTTATGGGGAGTCGTGGGGAACGTAATGTCCTTCACTCTGATGTCCGACGCAAAAGTCAGGTCATTTGCATATTCGGTTTACATGAGATGGATGGCGGTGTCAGACAGCTTGTTACTTATGATGGTTGCCACTGAGGATACTTTGGACCATTTGTACCATTATCTGCAACGGTTTTTAACCTCTCACGTGACTCTCTGTAAGCTGTGGACTTTTTTTGTAGCATCAACCTACACACTGTCTCCATGGCTGGTCGTGGCCTTGACCCTCGACCGATTTGTGTGTGTAGTTTTCCCTCTGGCTCGCCACAGGCTGTGTACCAAGTCAAAGGCTTTCAAACTGTGTTTGGCATTGACACTGATATCTGCAGCTCTTAACGTTGTCTATCTGATTTACTCGGGTATCGAAGATGACATATGTGGAGTGGAGTCTCTTGACCAGATAGGAGTCATCACAATGATCCATCAATTGGTTTTGAACTCGATTCTACCTTGTGCTGCAGTTCTGATTCTAAACATAGTCACAGTGATTCGGATTCGTCGAAGTGCGTCTTTTCGCCAGCAGTTTAAACGGAGCAGCGGCTCCGAAGCTATGAAAGAAAGACAAGACAAAAGCACGCTCCCACTGTTGCTCGTTTCCATATTCGCTTTCGTGACACTGATTCCACGAGCTGTTACGGAAGTTACCGAATATGTGCTCGATGTTTTGCACGAAAATGATGGCATGACCATGGAGCTGGCGAATAAACTGTGGCCATTATTTAACTTAATTTATCTCGTCAACTTCGGACAGAACTTTTACATTCTGATGGCCAGTTCGTCTGAATATCGCCTGATACTCAGACAAAAGCTGACTTGTCATCAAAAGGATAACAGGAACACGTCCTCTGTACAAACACAGTCTTCAAGAATGTCATCTGAATCGCGTGAAATGAGCGTCTCCAAGATGGCGGACTGCTCTCATTCGTCGATGAGTTCTTCACAAGTCACAGAGCTTGGCATTTAA